A stretch of the Candidatus Aminicenantes bacterium genome encodes the following:
- the zapB gene encoding cell division protein ZapB encodes MTTELERLKVLEAKIGHVVEFINRLSSENEKLKAQVKDLRAEKKDMEDLAKRAARLDEEAKRYENERETLKGRIDAIIAQIDKLGL; translated from the coding sequence ATGACCACCGAGCTCGAGCGCCTGAAAGTGCTGGAGGCCAAGATCGGCCACGTCGTCGAGTTCATCAACCGCCTCAGCTCCGAGAACGAAAAGCTCAAGGCCCAGGTCAAGGACCTGCGGGCCGAGAAGAAGGATATGGAGGACCTGGCCAAGCGCGCCGCCAGGCTTGACGAAGAAGCGAAAAGATACGAAAATGAAAGGGAGACGTTGAAGGGACGCATTGACGCCATCATCGCCCAAATCGACAAACTGGGACTCTGA
- a CDS encoding cell division protein ZapA translates to MDKVLDIEIFGRMYKIRVKGEEDEDYVGRLTSYVDQKMHEIAVKSRSSDPLKIAVLALMNIADECFASRKELDQLDAVLGQMESEIDRVEGSLAPDGAYRGLDKTAP, encoded by the coding sequence ATGGATAAGGTTCTGGATATTGAAATCTTTGGCCGAATGTACAAGATTCGGGTCAAAGGCGAAGAGGATGAAGACTACGTCGGCCGCCTGACGTCCTACGTTGATCAAAAGATGCATGAGATTGCCGTGAAATCCCGCTCCTCCGATCCCCTGAAGATCGCCGTCCTGGCGCTGATGAATATCGCCGACGAATGTTTCGCCAGCCGGAAAGAGCTCGATCAACTGGACGCCGTGCTCGGCCAGATGGAATCCGAAATCGATCGGGTGGAGGGCAGCCTCGCCCCCGACGGCGCCTACCGCGGTTTGGATAAAACCGCGCCGTAA
- the infC gene encoding translation initiation factor IF-3, translated as MYRRHPFPPPTKQRPHRTNEMIRNPEIRVLDDEKKPLGVMSGPDALALARQRGMDLVEIAPTANPPVCRIMDYGKFLYELHKKEHEAKKNQKQVQIKEIKFRPKISVHDYTFKLNHVKRFLDEGNKVKITVMLRGREKSRPELGQQVLDKVTIDVDGLGKLDGGPRRLDWAVSALLVPTKIGGKDAKVKNPQGSQQEVPGDRPQEGGPQEGQ; from the coding sequence ATTTACCGCAGACACCCGTTTCCGCCCCCGACCAAGCAGCGGCCGCACCGGACCAACGAGATGATCCGGAACCCCGAGATCCGCGTGCTCGACGACGAGAAAAAGCCGCTGGGAGTCATGTCCGGCCCCGATGCTCTCGCCCTCGCGCGCCAGCGCGGAATGGACCTGGTCGAAATCGCCCCGACCGCCAATCCGCCCGTGTGCCGGATCATGGACTACGGCAAATTCTTGTACGAGCTCCACAAGAAGGAGCACGAAGCCAAGAAGAACCAGAAGCAGGTCCAGATCAAGGAGATCAAGTTCCGGCCCAAAATCTCGGTCCACGACTACACCTTCAAGCTGAACCACGTCAAACGGTTCCTCGACGAAGGCAACAAGGTCAAGATCACGGTCATGCTGCGGGGCCGGGAAAAGTCCCGTCCCGAGCTCGGCCAGCAGGTCCTGGACAAGGTCACGATCGACGTCGACGGGCTGGGCAAGCTGGACGGAGGCCCGCGGAGATTGGACTGGGCCGTGTCGGCCCTCCTCGTACCCACGAAAATAGGAGGCAAAGATGCCAAAGTTAAAAACCCACAAGGGAGCCAGCAAGAGGTTCCAGGTGACCGCCCGCAAGAAGGTGGTCCACAAGAAGGCCAATAA
- the rny gene encoding ribonuclease Y: MFKDPIAIGLLAALVILAAAVLFILIKKSSGAKGLLKAGQEAKSVVDKAGQEAERIVKDAQEKGRQKLSGADAEFERLTQDRKRKLTDMERRLIHKEETLDRKYRGVDQRERELSGKEKRLLQKEKEIETEEAKVAEMTKAQIAELERISGLTQEEAKGQIIKKIEDEARLESVQVVKRIEEETRSKSRILAAEIISGAIQRSAAEHVVESTVSVVDLPSDDMKGRIIGREGRNIRALEMATGVDIIVDDTPEAVILSSFDPIRREAARLAIQRLVLDGRIHPARIEEVVENVKAELEETIRQEGESAAYELRVQNVHPELIKMLGRLRYRTSYGQNVLQHSKEVAFLSAAMATELGLDTQTALRAGLLHDIGKAVDRDVEGTHTELSVELCRKYGEKEAVVAAIASHHRDVDFPSIEAVLVQSADTLSAARPGARRELLETYIKRLEKLEGLAKTFDGVAKAFALQAGREIRIMVDAGKVADDRAALIAKDIATKIKNELDYPGQIKVTVIREMRAVEYAR, encoded by the coding sequence ATGTTCAAGGATCCGATCGCCATCGGACTATTGGCCGCGCTCGTCATCCTCGCGGCCGCCGTTCTCTTCATCCTGATCAAAAAAAGCTCCGGCGCCAAGGGCCTGCTGAAAGCCGGACAGGAAGCCAAATCCGTCGTCGACAAGGCCGGCCAGGAGGCCGAACGCATCGTCAAGGACGCCCAGGAAAAGGGCCGCCAGAAGCTGTCCGGGGCCGACGCCGAGTTCGAGCGCCTGACCCAGGACAGGAAGCGCAAGCTGACCGACATGGAGCGCCGGCTCATCCACAAGGAAGAGACGCTCGACCGCAAGTATCGCGGCGTCGACCAGCGCGAGCGGGAGCTGTCGGGCAAGGAAAAGCGCCTTCTGCAGAAGGAGAAGGAGATCGAGACCGAGGAAGCCAAGGTCGCCGAGATGACCAAGGCCCAGATCGCCGAGCTGGAGCGCATTTCCGGGCTGACCCAGGAAGAGGCCAAAGGCCAGATCATCAAGAAGATCGAGGACGAGGCGCGGCTCGAGTCCGTGCAGGTCGTCAAGCGGATCGAGGAAGAGACCCGGTCCAAGAGCCGGATTCTGGCGGCCGAGATCATCAGCGGCGCCATCCAGCGCTCGGCGGCCGAGCACGTGGTCGAATCGACCGTCTCGGTCGTGGACCTGCCCAGCGACGACATGAAGGGCCGCATCATCGGCCGCGAGGGGCGCAACATTCGGGCTTTGGAGATGGCCACCGGGGTCGACATCATCGTCGACGATACGCCCGAGGCGGTTATTCTCTCGAGCTTCGATCCGATTCGCCGCGAGGCCGCCCGGCTGGCCATCCAGCGGCTGGTCCTGGACGGGCGCATCCACCCGGCCCGGATCGAGGAGGTCGTGGAGAACGTCAAGGCCGAGCTCGAGGAGACGATCCGCCAGGAAGGCGAGTCGGCCGCCTACGAGCTGCGGGTCCAGAATGTCCACCCCGAGCTGATCAAGATGCTGGGCCGGCTGCGCTACCGCACCAGCTACGGCCAGAACGTCCTCCAGCACAGCAAGGAGGTCGCCTTTCTGTCGGCGGCCATGGCCACGGAGCTGGGGCTCGATACCCAGACCGCGCTGCGAGCGGGGCTGCTGCACGACATCGGCAAGGCCGTGGACAGGGACGTCGAGGGCACCCACACCGAGCTCAGCGTCGAGCTCTGCCGCAAGTACGGCGAGAAGGAGGCCGTCGTGGCCGCCATCGCCTCGCACCATCGGGACGTCGACTTCCCCTCCATCGAAGCGGTCCTGGTCCAGTCGGCCGACACCCTGTCGGCCGCCCGGCCGGGGGCGCGGCGAGAGCTGCTGGAGACCTACATCAAGCGGCTCGAAAAGCTCGAGGGCCTGGCCAAGACCTTCGACGGGGTGGCCAAGGCTTTCGCCCTGCAGGCGGGCCGCGAGATCCGGATCATGGTCGACGCCGGCAAGGTGGCCGACGACCGGGCCGCGCTGATCGCCAAGGATATCGCCACCAAGATCAAGAACGAGCTCGACTATCCCGGCCAGATCAAAGTCACCGTGATCCGCGAGATGCGGGCGGTCGAATATGCCCGATAA
- a CDS encoding TIGR00282 family metallophosphoesterase — MPDKTGVLFVGDIIGRPGRNALRAALPGLREKYRPHFVVANGENAAGGAGMTTEIGRDLFAVLDVLTSGNHIWDKKEGIAFMENEPRLLRPANYPPGNPGRGTTVATGAGGRKLGVLSLQGRVFMEALDCPFRTADAAVEALRRETPCILVDLHAEATSEKQAMGWYLDGRVSAVVGTHTHVPTADERVLPGGTAYITDAGMAGSRDAVIGIQKEQAIEKFLLARPVRFEPAKDNLFLSAVYIEIDSDSGRALSITRELIIIN; from the coding sequence ATGCCCGATAAAACCGGGGTCCTATTCGTCGGGGACATCATCGGCCGGCCGGGCCGCAACGCCCTGCGCGCCGCCCTGCCCGGGCTGCGCGAGAAGTACCGCCCCCACTTCGTCGTGGCCAACGGCGAGAACGCGGCGGGCGGCGCAGGCATGACCACGGAAATCGGCCGCGACCTTTTCGCCGTCCTCGACGTCCTGACCTCGGGCAACCATATCTGGGACAAGAAGGAAGGTATCGCCTTCATGGAGAACGAGCCGCGGCTGCTGCGGCCGGCCAACTACCCGCCGGGAAACCCCGGGCGGGGCACGACGGTGGCGACGGGGGCGGGCGGACGGAAGCTGGGTGTGCTGAGCCTGCAGGGGCGGGTCTTCATGGAGGCGCTGGACTGCCCGTTCCGGACGGCCGACGCCGCGGTCGAGGCGTTGCGGCGCGAGACGCCGTGCATCCTCGTCGACCTGCACGCCGAAGCGACTTCGGAGAAGCAAGCCATGGGCTGGTACCTGGACGGGCGGGTCTCGGCCGTCGTCGGCACCCACACCCACGTGCCCACGGCCGACGAGCGGGTGCTGCCGGGCGGCACGGCCTATATCACGGACGCCGGCATGGCCGGCAGCCGGGACGCGGTCATCGGCATCCAGAAGGAGCAGGCCATCGAGAAGTTCCTGCTGGCGCGGCCGGTCCGGTTCGAGCCGGCCAAGGACAACCTGTTCTTGTCGGCGGTCTA
- the rfaE1 gene encoding D-glycero-beta-D-manno-heptose-7-phosphate kinase gives MITCDTAKLRRLVRKFKDRRVLVLGDLMLDKYIWGTVSRISPEAPVPVVEVLRSTQALGGAGNVERNLAGLGASPVLVGLVGDDAEGVWIKRNAAETRGILVDRTRPTTVKTRIIAHHQQVVRVDQERKKPVPAEIEARILAFIEKDEPEGIIVSDYNKGIVTRTLMERVLPLAKARRIPVFVDPKVENFAIYSPITFISPNHHEAAKVVRHACLTDAEVERAGREIMSLIETLYLIIKRGEQGMSLFERNKKPIHIPTIAREVFDVTGAGDTVIAAAALAVLGGASILEAAVIANAAAGVVVGKIGTATCSPEELIESLNRYN, from the coding sequence ATGATCACCTGCGATACCGCCAAGCTGCGGCGCCTGGTCCGGAAGTTCAAGGACCGGCGCGTACTCGTTCTGGGCGACCTGATGCTGGATAAGTACATCTGGGGCACGGTTTCGCGCATCTCGCCCGAGGCCCCGGTCCCGGTGGTCGAAGTCCTGCGCAGCACCCAAGCCCTGGGCGGAGCGGGCAACGTCGAGCGCAACCTGGCCGGGCTGGGCGCCTCGCCCGTCCTGGTCGGGCTCGTCGGCGACGACGCCGAAGGCGTCTGGATCAAGCGCAACGCGGCCGAAACGCGCGGCATCCTAGTCGACCGCACCCGGCCGACCACCGTCAAGACCCGGATCATCGCCCATCACCAGCAGGTCGTCCGGGTGGATCAGGAGCGTAAAAAGCCCGTCCCGGCCGAGATCGAAGCCCGGATTCTGGCTTTCATCGAAAAGGACGAGCCCGAGGGGATCATCGTCTCGGACTACAACAAGGGCATCGTCACCCGGACGCTCATGGAGCGGGTCCTGCCCCTGGCCAAGGCCCGGCGCATCCCCGTCTTCGTCGACCCCAAGGTCGAGAACTTCGCCATCTATTCGCCGATCACGTTCATCTCGCCCAACCACCACGAGGCCGCCAAGGTCGTCCGGCACGCCTGCCTGACCGACGCCGAGGTCGAGCGGGCCGGGCGCGAGATCATGAGCCTGATCGAGACGCTCTACCTGATCATCAAGCGGGGCGAGCAGGGCATGTCGCTGTTCGAGCGGAACAAGAAGCCGATCCACATCCCGACCATCGCCCGCGAAGTGTTCGACGTGACGGGCGCCGGGGACACGGTCATCGCCGCCGCCGCCCTGGCGGTGCTGGGCGGGGCCTCGATCCTGGAGGCCGCGGTCATCGCCAACGCCGCGGCCGGTGTGGTCGTCGGCAAAATCGGCACGGCGACCTGCTCTCCCGAGGAGCTCATCGAGTCCCTCAACCGCTACAATTAG
- the thrS gene encoding threonine--tRNA ligase, with the protein MNDDKTAHGSAGPAAAGDALETLRHSAAHLLAHAVLDLFPGTQAGIGPAVENGFYYDFLRAEPFSSDDLAAIEARMRELAEANVPIVRREMPKAEAVRLFTERGQALKVELIQEKGGDIVSTYGQEGFLDFCLGPHVASTGLLKHFKLTSVSGAYWKGDERNVQMQRIYGTAFPTAKELSDYLTLLEEAKKRDHRRLGPELDLFSTSEDLGSGLILWHPKGARIRAIIEQYWRERHWAGGYDVLYTPHIAREILFQTSGHLDFYKDGMYSPMDIDGQNYYMKPMNCPLHIQIYKSRMRSYRDLPLRWAELGTVYRYERSGTLHGLLRVRGFTQDDAHIFCTPDQIEAEILRVLDFSLSILADFGFVENKIELSVRDPHNLAKYCGSDDRWCRAEASLVKALETRGLPYERMEGEAVFYGPKIDIKVKDALGRHWQCTTIQFDFNMSARFGMTYIGEDGKEHQPYMVHRALMGSLERFFGILIEHYNGNFPLWLAPVQIEIIPIAERHGEYAEQLAARCLAAGLRPHADLRREKLNYKIRDAEHHKVPILLICGDKEAAAGTASLRVHGQGDKGGVEIESLFARLKTLIDSRSLTVNL; encoded by the coding sequence ATGAACGATGACAAGACAGCCCACGGAAGCGCCGGCCCCGCGGCCGCGGGGGACGCCCTCGAAACCCTGCGCCACAGCGCCGCGCACCTCCTGGCCCACGCCGTCCTGGATCTCTTCCCCGGCACCCAGGCGGGCATCGGCCCGGCCGTCGAGAACGGCTTCTACTACGACTTCCTGCGGGCCGAGCCCTTCTCCTCCGACGACTTGGCCGCCATCGAAGCCCGGATGCGGGAGCTGGCCGAGGCGAATGTCCCCATCGTCCGCCGCGAGATGCCCAAGGCAGAGGCCGTCCGCCTGTTCACCGAGCGGGGCCAGGCCCTCAAGGTCGAGCTGATCCAAGAGAAAGGCGGCGATATCGTCTCCACCTACGGCCAGGAGGGCTTCCTCGATTTCTGCCTGGGTCCGCACGTCGCCTCGACCGGCCTGCTCAAGCACTTCAAGCTGACCTCGGTCTCCGGCGCCTACTGGAAAGGCGACGAGCGCAACGTCCAGATGCAGCGCATCTACGGCACCGCCTTTCCGACCGCGAAGGAGCTGTCCGACTATCTAACCCTCCTCGAGGAAGCCAAGAAGCGCGACCACCGCCGCCTCGGCCCCGAGCTGGACCTGTTCTCCACCAGCGAGGATCTCGGCAGCGGCCTGATCCTGTGGCACCCCAAAGGCGCCCGCATCCGGGCCATCATCGAGCAGTACTGGCGCGAGCGCCACTGGGCCGGCGGCTACGACGTCCTCTACACCCCGCATATCGCCCGCGAGATCCTGTTCCAAACCTCGGGCCATCTGGATTTCTATAAAGACGGCATGTATTCGCCCATGGACATCGACGGGCAGAACTACTACATGAAGCCGATGAACTGCCCGCTCCACATCCAGATCTACAAATCGCGGATGCGCTCCTACCGCGACCTGCCGCTGCGCTGGGCCGAGCTGGGCACCGTCTACCGCTACGAGCGGAGCGGCACCCTGCACGGCCTGCTCCGGGTTCGGGGATTCACCCAGGATGACGCCCACATCTTCTGCACGCCCGACCAGATCGAGGCCGAGATCCTGCGCGTCCTGGACTTCTCCCTGAGCATTCTGGCCGACTTCGGGTTCGTCGAGAACAAGATCGAGCTATCCGTCCGCGACCCGCACAACCTGGCCAAATACTGCGGCAGCGACGACCGCTGGTGCCGGGCCGAGGCCTCGCTGGTCAAGGCTCTGGAGACCCGGGGCCTCCCCTACGAGCGAATGGAGGGCGAGGCGGTCTTCTACGGCCCCAAGATCGACATCAAGGTCAAGGACGCCCTCGGCCGCCACTGGCAGTGCACCACCATCCAGTTCGACTTCAACATGTCGGCCCGCTTCGGCATGACCTACATCGGCGAGGACGGCAAGGAGCACCAGCCCTACATGGTCCACCGGGCCCTAATGGGCTCGCTGGAGCGCTTCTTCGGCATCCTCATCGAGCACTACAACGGCAACTTCCCGCTCTGGCTGGCCCCCGTGCAGATCGAGATCATCCCGATCGCCGAGCGCCACGGCGAGTACGCCGAACAGCTGGCCGCCCGCTGCCTGGCGGCGGGCCTGCGCCCCCACGCCGACCTGCGGCGGGAGAAGCTCAATTACAAGATCCGCGACGCCGAGCACCACAAGGTGCCCATCCTGCTTATCTGCGGCGACAAGGAAGCCGCCGCCGGCACGGCCTCGCTGCGCGTCCACGGGCAGGGCGACAAGGGCGGCGTCGAGATCGAATCCCTGTTCGCCCGCCTCAAGACCCTGATCGATTCGCGGTCCCTGACCGTCAATCTATAA
- the rpmI gene encoding 50S ribosomal protein L35, which translates to MPKLKTHKGASKRFQVTARKKVVHKKANKGHILTKKESKRKRGLGQKAVVSKADRAVIKKFLPYEF; encoded by the coding sequence ATGCCAAAGTTAAAAACCCACAAGGGAGCCAGCAAGAGGTTCCAGGTGACCGCCCGCAAGAAGGTGGTCCACAAGAAGGCCAATAAAGGCCACATCTTGACCAAGAAAGAGTCCAAGCGCAAGCGCGGGCTCGGCCAGAAGGCGGTGGTCAGCAAAGCCGACCGCGCCGTGATCAAGAAATTTCTGCCTTACGAATTCTGA
- the pheS gene encoding phenylalanine--tRNA ligase subunit alpha, protein MPSPSLDELKARIDAHRLRLQEALDEVRDPRSLEELRNELLSRKRGVVTLLFEDLKSVAAEDKREAGRLVNALKAEAQSVLDALEARVATAGTADAVVAAVPDPTLPGERRPYGAAHPLRLFQREIEKIFLDMGFAIEDGPEIETDFYNFGALNFPPNHPARDNVDTLYISDDLMLRTHTSPVQIRVMEKRKPPIRIIIPGKVFRKETPDPTHAPMFLQMEGLVVDEGVTFAHLKGTLEYVLKRLFGEKTKVRFRPSFFPFTEPSAEVDIECLQCGQKDPACRVCGGTGWKEILGAGLVDPQVFKNVNIDPERYSGWAFGMGIERLAMFSMGVPDVRFFYENDLRFNRQFTLR, encoded by the coding sequence ATGCCGTCGCCCAGCCTTGACGAGCTGAAGGCCCGGATCGACGCCCACCGCCTCCGGCTGCAGGAGGCTCTGGACGAAGTCCGGGACCCTCGCTCGTTGGAGGAGCTCCGCAACGAGCTCCTCAGCCGCAAGCGCGGCGTCGTCACGCTTCTTTTCGAGGACCTCAAGTCGGTCGCGGCTGAGGACAAGCGCGAAGCCGGCCGTCTGGTCAACGCCCTCAAAGCCGAGGCCCAGTCGGTCCTCGACGCCCTGGAGGCCCGGGTGGCGACGGCCGGGACCGCGGACGCCGTCGTCGCCGCCGTCCCGGACCCGACCCTGCCGGGCGAGCGCCGGCCCTACGGAGCCGCCCATCCCCTGCGCCTCTTCCAGCGGGAGATCGAAAAAATCTTCCTGGACATGGGCTTCGCCATCGAGGACGGGCCGGAGATCGAGACCGACTTCTACAACTTCGGGGCTCTTAACTTTCCGCCCAACCACCCGGCCCGGGATAACGTGGACACGCTCTACATCTCCGACGATCTGATGCTGCGGACCCACACCTCGCCGGTCCAGATCCGGGTCATGGAGAAGAGGAAGCCCCCCATCCGGATCATCATCCCGGGCAAGGTCTTCCGCAAGGAGACTCCGGACCCGACCCACGCCCCGATGTTCCTCCAAATGGAGGGCCTCGTCGTGGACGAAGGCGTCACCTTCGCCCATCTCAAGGGCACCCTGGAGTACGTCCTCAAGCGGCTGTTCGGCGAGAAAACCAAGGTCCGCTTCCGGCCCAGTTTCTTCCCCTTCACCGAGCCTTCGGCCGAAGTCGACATCGAATGCCTGCAGTGCGGCCAGAAGGACCCGGCCTGCCGGGTCTGCGGCGGCACGGGCTGGAAGGAGATCCTGGGTGCGGGTCTGGTCGACCCGCAGGTCTTCAAGAACGTCAATATCGACCCCGAGCGGTACTCGGGCTGGGCCTTCGGCATGGGCATCGAACGCCTGGCCATGTTTTCCATGGGTGTCCCCGACGTCCGCTTCTTCTACGAAAACGACCTTCGCTTCAATAGGCAGTTCACCCTCCGATGA
- the pheT gene encoding phenylalanine--tRNA ligase subunit beta, translated as MKISLDWLKDFVDVDIPLKALIDRMTMIGLIPEEWEEKDGDVILDVETYANRPDTLGHLGMAREVAAMLGRPLKEKTWPMAELPVRTAELVDVQILDDDLCPRYCGLVVRGVKIGPSPEWLRKRVAAMGLNPVNNVVDVTNYVLFATGQPIHAFDLARVAGPRILVRRAKKGERLTLLDGREVALSPDMLVIADEKKASAVAGVMGGLDSGVFDTTTDIFIESACFEPGSIRRTRRALEVLTDASYRFERGADVGFAPQAALMAASLMTEFGGRASKDLIDVYPRPRKTREITLRARRTSDLLGVEVPPDFIEKTLTDLGFGLRHRSAGAWMVLVPSHRVDIEREADLIEEIARFFGYEKIPVVLPPLLVLEPVPTPEPKMRRLTDRLFHYGFDEAINPSFADPERDARLGSGKTAVAIRNPLSARAAILRTSLLGGLLENAAWNLNRGLESVHIFETGNVYRWAGDAATAEDLTLGLLSTGPLGSAHWKTPPVETDLFHIKGAVESVLESLRYETTGFVARPHPVCDGEESLALLVKGEPVGWLGRLASGLLAAYGLKGPVFAAEIDLGRLFKIKPRPFEFVPLPKYQAVVRDLSFWVGREVAFAEIRQAAAKLDVAHLESFDLIDRYAGPNAPDGQVGLSLRFSYRNPKATLTAEDVDKSEQKVVKALKAAFGIRLREGGAS; from the coding sequence ATGAAGATCAGTCTGGATTGGCTCAAGGACTTCGTCGACGTCGACATCCCGCTCAAGGCCCTCATCGACCGGATGACCATGATCGGCCTCATCCCCGAGGAGTGGGAGGAAAAGGACGGCGACGTGATCCTGGACGTCGAGACCTACGCCAACCGTCCCGACACCCTGGGGCACCTGGGCATGGCCCGCGAGGTCGCAGCCATGCTCGGAAGACCGCTCAAGGAAAAGACTTGGCCGATGGCCGAGCTCCCCGTCCGAACGGCCGAGCTGGTCGACGTCCAGATCCTGGACGACGACCTCTGCCCCCGCTACTGCGGGCTGGTGGTCCGCGGCGTCAAGATCGGGCCCTCGCCCGAGTGGCTCCGCAAGCGGGTCGCGGCCATGGGGCTCAACCCGGTCAACAACGTCGTCGACGTGACCAACTACGTCCTCTTCGCCACCGGCCAGCCCATCCACGCCTTCGACCTGGCCCGGGTGGCCGGCCCCCGCATCCTCGTCCGCCGGGCCAAGAAGGGCGAGCGCCTGACGCTTCTGGACGGCCGCGAAGTCGCCCTCTCGCCCGACATGCTCGTCATCGCCGACGAAAAGAAAGCCTCGGCCGTGGCCGGCGTCATGGGCGGGCTCGACTCCGGCGTCTTCGACACGACGACCGACATCTTCATCGAGAGCGCCTGCTTCGAGCCCGGCTCGATCCGCCGCACCCGGCGGGCCTTGGAGGTCCTCACCGACGCCTCCTACCGGTTCGAGCGGGGCGCCGACGTCGGCTTCGCCCCCCAAGCCGCGCTGATGGCCGCCTCGCTCATGACCGAGTTCGGAGGCCGGGCCAGCAAGGACCTCATCGACGTCTATCCCCGCCCGCGCAAGACGCGCGAGATCACCCTGCGGGCCCGCCGCACGTCCGACCTGCTGGGGGTCGAGGTGCCGCCGGATTTCATCGAGAAGACGCTGACCGACCTCGGCTTCGGCCTGCGGCACCGCTCCGCCGGCGCCTGGATGGTCCTCGTCCCCTCGCACCGGGTCGATATCGAGCGCGAGGCCGATCTGATCGAAGAGATCGCCCGCTTCTTCGGCTACGAAAAGATTCCGGTCGTCCTGCCGCCTCTCTTAGTCCTGGAGCCGGTCCCGACTCCCGAGCCGAAGATGCGCCGCCTGACCGATCGCCTCTTCCACTACGGCTTCGACGAGGCCATCAACCCCAGCTTCGCCGACCCCGAGCGCGACGCAAGGCTGGGATCCGGCAAGACGGCCGTGGCCATCCGCAATCCGCTCTCGGCCCGAGCCGCCATCCTGCGGACGAGCCTTCTCGGCGGGCTGCTGGAGAACGCCGCCTGGAACCTCAACCGCGGCCTGGAGAGCGTCCACATCTTCGAGACGGGCAACGTCTACCGCTGGGCCGGTGACGCGGCTACCGCCGAAGACCTGACCCTGGGCTTGCTCTCGACCGGCCCCCTGGGCTCGGCCCACTGGAAAACCCCGCCCGTCGAGACCGACCTCTTCCACATCAAGGGGGCGGTCGAATCGGTCCTGGAATCGCTGCGCTACGAAACCACGGGCTTCGTCGCCCGGCCCCACCCCGTCTGCGACGGGGAGGAATCCTTGGCTCTCCTAGTCAAAGGCGAGCCGGTGGGGTGGCTGGGCCGCCTGGCCTCGGGCCTCCTCGCCGCCTACGGCCTTAAAGGCCCGGTTTTCGCGGCCGAGATCGACCTCGGCCGGCTGTTCAAGATCAAGCCGCGGCCGTTCGAGTTCGTCCCCCTGCCCAAGTACCAGGCCGTCGTCCGCGACCTGTCGTTCTGGGTCGGACGGGAGGTCGCCTTCGCCGAGATTCGGCAAGCCGCGGCCAAGCTCGACGTCGCGCACCTCGAAAGCTTCGACCTCATCGACCGCTACGCCGGGCCCAATGCCCCCGACGGGCAAGTCGGGCTGTCGCTGCGATTTTCGTACCGCAACCCCAAGGCCACTCTGACGGCCGAAGACGTCGACAAGTCCGAGCAGAAGGTCGTCAAGGCCCTCAAGGCGGCCTTCGGGATCCGGCTCCGGGAAGGAGGAGCATCATGA
- a CDS encoding metallophosphoesterase, translated as MIGILSDSHDNLNAIRDAVRLIRAAGCDLLIHAGDFVAPFAAKELEDAGCPVRAVFGNCDGEKTGLRKALQPFGSIREAPLVLEHGGRKILVAHLDVSVAQYIANRGYDVVVYGHTHRAEVRRSGGTVIINPGETGGWVTKKRTIALYDPAAHEAEIIPL; from the coding sequence GTGATTGGGATTTTATCCGACTCCCACGACAATCTGAACGCCATCAGGGATGCCGTCCGCCTGATTCGGGCCGCCGGTTGCGACCTGCTCATCCATGCCGGCGATTTCGTGGCTCCCTTCGCGGCCAAGGAACTGGAGGACGCCGGATGCCCGGTGAGGGCCGTTTTCGGCAATTGCGATGGGGAAAAAACGGGGTTGCGCAAGGCTTTACAGCCGTTCGGGTCGATCCGGGAGGCTCCGCTCGTCTTGGAACACGGTGGGCGCAAGATCTTGGTCGCCCATCTGGATGTTTCGGTGGCTCAATATATCGCCAACAGGGGATACGATGTCGTCGTTTACGGCCATACGCATCGGGCGGAGGTCCGGCGGTCGGGCGGGACGGTCATCATCAACCCGGGGGAGACGGGCGGTTGGGTGACCAAAAAGAGGACAATCGCTCTTTACGATCCCGCGGCCCATGAAGCGGAGATCATCCCGCTTTAA
- the rplT gene encoding 50S ribosomal protein L20 codes for MPRVKRGPKRKNSRIKTLQLAKGFWGARSSNKRTAMEAVEHALQYAYRDRRTRKRDFRRLWIIRVKAAAILNGVTYSRFINGLKKLQIELDRKVLAELAVNAPEAFGRIAAKAKDAVAQP; via the coding sequence ATGCCGAGAGTCAAACGCGGACCGAAGAGAAAGAACAGCCGCATCAAAACGCTCCAGCTGGCCAAGGGCTTCTGGGGCGCCCGCAGCTCGAACAAGCGCACCGCCATGGAAGCGGTGGAGCACGCCCTGCAGTACGCCTACCGCGATCGGCGGACCCGCAAGCGCGACTTCCGCCGGCTCTGGATCATCCGGGTCAAGGCCGCCGCCATCCTCAACGGGGTGACCTACAGCCGGTTCATCAACGGACTGAAGAAGCTGCAGATCGAGCTGGACCGCAAAGTCCTGGCCGAGCTGGCCGTGAACGCGCCCGAGGCCTTCGGGCGCATCGCCGCGAAAGCCAAAGATGCCGTCGCCCAGCCTTGA